One Streptomyces sp. CNQ-509 DNA window includes the following coding sequences:
- a CDS encoding bifunctional 3,4-dihydroxy-2-butanone-4-phosphate synthase/GTP cyclohydrolase II: MTALTTWPPAGEAEDLRLDPVERAIEEIAAGRPVVVVDDEDRENEGDLVVAAELITPATVAFMMRECSGMICMPMTGAELDRLGIPQMVRRNTESLRTAFTVTVDASAAHGVTTGISASDRAATIRLLADPAAVAADFVRPGHIFPLRAREGGVLVRDGHTEAGVDLARLAGLRPAAAIVEIAGEDGEMLRLPQLVPFARRHGFAIISIADLIEYRRTTERAPADPEPPAAPAAAGRAAVPTDAPADAPAVRREAETRLPTAYGDFTAYGYRSAADGVEHIALVMGDVGGVDDLGQGVLVRLHSECLTGDVFGSQRCDCGPQLHASLRRVAAEGRGVVIYLRGHEGRGIGLLSKLRAYELQERGRDTLDANLELGLPADARDYAAGARMLADLGVTSVRLMTNNPEKVDALLRHGLAVTGREPTPVEAGEHNLRYLRTKRDRMGHHLPWLDGAPVAVCSNQ; this comes from the coding sequence ATGACCGCTCTTACGACCTGGCCGCCCGCCGGGGAGGCGGAGGACCTCCGCCTCGACCCGGTCGAGCGCGCGATAGAGGAGATCGCCGCCGGCCGGCCCGTGGTCGTCGTGGACGACGAGGACCGCGAGAACGAGGGCGACCTCGTCGTCGCCGCCGAACTGATCACGCCCGCCACCGTGGCGTTCATGATGCGCGAGTGCAGCGGCATGATCTGCATGCCGATGACCGGCGCGGAGCTGGACCGGCTCGGCATCCCGCAGATGGTCCGGCGCAACACCGAGTCCCTGCGCACCGCCTTCACCGTCACCGTGGACGCCTCCGCCGCCCACGGCGTCACCACCGGCATCTCCGCCTCGGACCGGGCGGCCACGATCCGGCTGCTCGCCGACCCCGCCGCCGTCGCCGCGGACTTCGTCCGCCCCGGGCACATCTTCCCGCTGCGCGCCCGGGAGGGCGGCGTGCTCGTCCGCGACGGGCACACCGAGGCGGGCGTGGACCTGGCCCGCCTCGCCGGGCTGCGGCCGGCCGCCGCGATCGTGGAGATCGCCGGTGAGGACGGCGAGATGCTGCGGCTGCCGCAGCTCGTGCCGTTCGCCCGCAGGCACGGCTTCGCGATCATCTCCATCGCCGACCTCATCGAGTACCGCAGGACCACCGAGCGCGCCCCGGCCGACCCGGAGCCCCCGGCGGCACCGGCCGCCGCCGGGCGCGCGGCCGTGCCTACGGACGCTCCCGCGGACGCCCCCGCCGTACGCCGCGAGGCCGAGACCCGGCTGCCCACCGCGTACGGCGACTTCACCGCGTACGGGTACCGCTCGGCGGCCGACGGCGTCGAGCACATCGCCCTGGTCATGGGCGACGTCGGCGGGGTCGACGACCTCGGCCAGGGGGTGCTCGTACGCCTCCACTCCGAGTGCCTGACCGGCGACGTCTTCGGCTCCCAGCGCTGCGACTGCGGCCCGCAGCTCCACGCCTCGCTGCGCCGCGTGGCCGCCGAGGGCCGCGGCGTCGTGATCTACCTGCGCGGACACGAGGGCCGCGGCATCGGCCTGCTGTCCAAGCTGCGCGCGTACGAGCTCCAGGAGCGCGGCCGCGACACCCTCGACGCCAACCTGGAGCTGGGCCTGCCCGCCGACGCCCGCGACTACGCCGCCGGCGCCCGGATGCTCGCCGACCTCGGCGTCACCTCCGTGCGTCTCATGACCAACAACCCGGAGAAGGTCGACGCCCTGCTCCGCCACGGCCTGGCCGTCACCGGTCGCGAGCCCACCCCCGTCGAGGCCGGCGAGCACAATCTGCGCTACCTGCGCACCAAGCGCGACCGCATGGGCCACCACCTGCCGTGGCTGGACGGCGCGCCCGTCGCGGTGTGCAGCAACCAGTGA